Proteins co-encoded in one Fusarium fujikuroi IMI 58289 draft genome, chromosome FFUJ_chr06 genomic window:
- a CDS encoding probable benzoate 4-monooxygenase cytochrome P450 has product MALTELLVSPWAPVALAVALVAWYILPWISNSNLRGIPAPFPAQFTNLWLLSTCRRGKRYEIVDQVHKKLGVLVRIAPNHVSVADADAINTIYGHGNGFLKADFYDTFVSIRRGLFNTRDRAEHSRKRKIVSHTFAPKSVLEFEPYIRQNLDIFINQWDRIASNKDADGYGSVDCLNWFNFLAFDIIADLAFGKPFGMLSTGADIAEVKASPTSPTIYAPAVEIMNRRGEVSATLGCLPQLKPYAKYLPDPFFSQGLQAVENLAGIAIARVSERLERGGDSTRKDLLARLMQGRDEKGEPLGRDELTAEALTQLIAGSDTTSNSSCALLYHVVRTPGVMQKLFEEISAVVPEDVAIPDYESVKHLPYLGHCINETLRIHSPSGIGLPREIPPNHKGVTLHGRYFGPGTVLSVPTYTIHHSTEIWGPDADEFKPERWENLTDKQKNAFIPFSYGPRSCVGRNLAEMQMRLIAATWIKRYDVRLRQDIMETREGFLRKPMGLDVGLARR; this is encoded by the exons ATGGCTCTCACAGAACTCTTGGTCTCTCCCTGGGCACCCGTCGCCCTCGCCGTGGCTCTCGTAGCATGGTACATCCTCCCATGGATCAGCAACTCCAACCTCCGCGGTATTCCCGCCCCCTTCCCTGCGCAATTCACCAATCTTTGGTTGCTATCGACATGTCGACGTGGAAAGCGCTACGAGATTGTTGATCAGGTCCATAAGAAGCTGGGTGTTTTGGTTCGCATTGCGCCGAATCATGTTAGTGTTGCTGATGCGGAtgctatcaacaccatctacGGTCACGGAAATGGTTTCCTCAAGGC TGACTTTTATGATACCTTTGTCTCTATTCGGCGGGGTCTCTTCAACACTCGCGACAGAGCTGAGCACTCTCGCAAGAGAAAGATCGTATCGCATACTTTTGCGCCCAAGTCTGTTTTGGAGTTTGAGCCTTATATCCGACAGAATCTGGATATCTTTATCAACCAATGGGATCGCATTGCTAGCAACAAGGATGCTGATGGCTATGGAAGCGTTGACTGCCTCAACTGGT TCAACTTTCTTGCTTTCGATATCATTGCTGATCTCGCTTTTGGCAAGCCTTTCG GCATGCTCTCAACTGGTGCCGACATCGCTGAAGTCAAGGCCTCTCCCACCAGTCCTACCATCTACGCCCCAGCCGTCGAGATCATGAACCGCCGCGGCGAGGTCTCCGCCACTCTTGGCTGCCTGCCACAACTCAAGCCCTACGCCAAGTATCTCCCCGACCCCTTCTTCAGCCAAGGTCTCCAAGCCGTCGAGAACCTCGCcggcatcgccatcgcccgCGTCAGCGAGCGCCTCGAGCGCGGCGGTGATTCCACCCGTAAGGATCTCCTAGCTCGTCTCATGCAGGGTCGCGATGAGAAGGGTGAACCTCTTGGTCGTGATGAACTCACCGCTGAGGCACTTACTCAACTCATTGCTGGAAGTGATACTACCTCTAACTCTTCTTGTGCGCTGTTGTATCATGTTGTTAGAACGCCTGGAGTCATGCAGAAGCTGTTCGAGGAGATTTCCGCTGTTGTTCCCGAGGACGTTGCTATTCCCGATTACGAATCTGTCAAGCATCTTCCCTACCTTGGCCACTGCATCAACGAGACTCTGCGCATTCACTCCCCCTCTGGTATCGGTCTGCCCCGCGAGATCCCCCCCAATCACAAGGGTGTTACTCTCCACGGACGATACTTTGGCCCCGGCACTGTTCTCAGCGTGCCAACTTACACGATTCACCACTCTACTGAGATCTGGGGTCCTGACGCTGATGAATTCAAGCCTGAACGTTGGGAGAACTTGACGGACAAGCAGAAGAATGCTTTCATCCCTTTCAGTTACGGACCTAGATCTTGTGTTGGCAGGAACTTGGctgagatgcagatgagACTTATTGCTGCTACTTGGATTAAGCGATATGATGTTCGTTTGAGGCAGGATATTATGGAAACTAGGGAGGGTttcttgaggaagccaaTGGGATTGGATGTTGGATTGGCGCGACGATGA
- a CDS encoding related to trichodiene oxygenase cytochrome P450 codes for MADTPLSAFQGTLTSLTARDWIVSVISAWLAFKILQALYNVSPLHPLSKIPGPKLAAATYLPEFYYDVILVGRYTHAIKQMHEKYGPIVRINPNELHCADMSFSDEIYAVGGRKRDKPFHQVNGSAAGTGNAFGTPDHDLHRARRAPVAKFFSRAMIARLEQEVHDLAQKLCNKLLAENKDEKDRKPFEIAHAYSCFTSDAISSYCFGEAFGLLSRNQWQPNYREATLAVLKPVFFFRFFPVLVSSVKLGKYFVDLLPTDIALLIRTLQIDIPSRVQKTKNELDAGIVYDRPTIFADLLQSELDDSEKKQDRLVEEAVTIVNAGTETTSWALAVITYFLLSQPETLAKLQDELSQVVEDPCHLPSWTTLEQLPYLGAVINEGLRLSYGVSSRTARVPTTEDLIYKGEFNKKPTTLVLPRGYAIGMSAAIAHHDESVFPDSYTFAPERWIDEDSKIRKDLERSMIAFSKGSRGCLGKNLALCELYLSLAALVLRVMPYMRLYETTERDVRYDHDMFIPMTESGSKGIRVIIES; via the exons ATGGCGGATACTCCTTTGTCCGCCTTTCAGGGCACTTTAACGTCGCTGACAGCTCGAGACTGGATAGTATCTGTCATATCAGCGTGGCTTGCTTTTAAAATTCTGCAAGCATTGTATAATGTTTCGCCTCTTCATCCGCTTAGCAAGATCCCTGGTCCAAAACTCGCCGCGGCAACATATCTGCCCGAATTCTACTATGATGTAATCCTCGTCGGCCGCTACACCCATGCTATCAAGCAGATGCATGAGAAATACG gCCCAATTGTCCGCATCAATCCCAATGAGCTGCACTGCGCTGACATGTCCTTTTCGGACGAAATCTACGCCGTCGGCGGTCGCAAACGCGATAAGCCCTTTCATCAAGTAAATGGATCCGCAGCTGGTACTGGAAATGCCTTTGGCACCCCTGATCACGACCTCCATCGTGCGAGACGTGCACCCGTCGCTAAGTTCTTCTCGCGAGCCATGATTGCGCGTCTCGAACAAGAAGTCCACGACCTGGCGCAAAAGCTGTGCAACAAGCTCTTGGCCGAGAACAAGGATGAAAAGGATCGTAAGCCGTTTGAAATCGCGCATGCATACAGCTGCTTTACATCTGATGCTATCTCAAGCTACTGCTTCGGCGAAGCTTTTGGGTTACTATCACGAAATCAGTGGCAGCCTAACTACCGCGAAGCCACTCTCGCTGTTCTCAAACCAGTGTTCTTCTTCCGCTTCTTTCCTGTTCTTGTTTCTAGTGTGAAGCTGGGTAAATATTTTGTTGACTTATTGCCGACTGATATTGCGCTTCTCATTCGAACTCTACAAATCGACATCCCATCGCGCGTTCAAAAGACGAAAAACGAGCTGGATGCAGGTATTGTCTATGATCGACCGACTATTTTTGCTGATCTACTTCAATCGGAGCTTGATGATagtgagaagaagcaggatcgtcttgttgaggaggctgTTACTATCGTCAACGCTGGGACTGAAACGACGAGCTGGGCATTGGCTGTGATAACATACTTCCTCTTATCGCAGCCCGAGACTCTTGCAAAGCTACAAGATGAACTGAGTCAAGTTGTTGAAGATCCATGCCACTTGCCTTCTTGGACGACATTGGAGCAGCTTCCATATCTCGGAGCGGTCATCAACGAAGGTCTGCGTCTGTCATACGGTGTTTCTAGCCGCACGGCTCGTGTGCCTACAACAGAAGACCTTATTTACAAGGGAGAGTTCAACAAAAAGCCGACGACCTTAGTGCTACCTCGAGGCTATGCAATCGGCATGTCGGCGGCAATCGCACACCACGATGAGTCTGTCTTTCCAGACTCGTATACCTTTGCTCCTGAACGGTGGATCGATGAGGACAGCAAGATCAGGAAGGATTTGGAGAGGTCGATGATTGCGTTTTCTAAGGGCAGTCGTGGATGTCTCGGTAAAAA TCTTGCGTTATGCGAGTTGTACCTCTCTCTCGCTGCTCTGGTTTTGCGGGTAATGCCCTACATGCGTCTGTACGAGACAACGGAGCGGGATGTTCGCTATGACCATGACATGTTCATTCCGATGACGGAGAGCGGAAGCAAGGGGATCAGAGTAATTATCGAGAGCTAG
- a CDS encoding related to monophenol monooxygenase (tyrosinase), whose product MQLSYTILAALLGASSLVAASPTQSAGDLLLELNSKATNALENAQAPSSRKKCTITNADVRRDWKALSKKEKKAYINAVLCLRKKPSKAHPSFAPGARTRYDDFVAVHINQTRTIHATGNFFTWHRYYTWAYEKALRDECGYKGTQPYWNWFETGDFATNPLFDGSETSMSGDGEFFKHNGSVSGQGTIFLPSGDGGGCVKNGPFAGATANLGPPSPGMDGMEATTTPLEYNPRCLRRDLGRYAIDKWMTLPNLYNVTLGDASRSIQIMQDEFQGRFPDRFLGLHGAGHFAIGGDSSDLYSSSNEPVFFLHHAMVDRVYWIWQALHPKQARDIAGTITIGNRPPSRDALTSDPLNMGVNAAEITIDDALDTLGGSPLCYIYL is encoded by the exons ATGCAGCTCTCTTATACAATACTCGCTGCTTTGCTGGGCGCATCGTCGCTAGTTGCCGCCTCGCCGACTCAATCAGCCGGCGATCTCCTGCTAGAGCTTAACAGCAAAGCAACCAATGCGCTAGAGAATGCCCAGGCACCAAGCAGTCGCAAGAAGTGCACAATTACCAATGCTGACGTGCGCCGGGATTG GAAAGCATTAtctaaaaaagagaaaaaggcttatatCAATGCCGTTCTATGTCTTCGAAAAAAACCTTCTAAAGCGCACCCTTCTTTCGCACCTGGGGCACGCACCAGATACGACGATTTCGTGGCTGTGCATATCAACCAGACTCGCACTATTCACGCAACA GGAAATTTCTTCACCTGGCATCGCTACTATACGTGGGCTTATGAAAAAGCTCTGCGAGATGAGTGCGGCTACAAAGGCACCCAGCCA TATTGGAATTGGTTTGAGACTGGCGATTTTGCAACCAATCCTCTTTTCGACGGTTCCGAGACCAGTATGAGCGGCGATGGCGAGTTCTTTAAGCACAACGGTTCTGTTTCTGGCCAAGGAACTATTTTCCTCCCGAGCGGTGATGGAGGTGGCTGTGTCAAGAACGGGCCCTTTGCTGGCGCAACCGCTAACCTTGGACCTCCCTCTCCCGGAATGGACGGAATGGAAGCTACCACTACACCTCTCGAGTACAACCCCCGTTGTCTCCGTCGAGATCTCGGCCGTTACGCCATTGATAAGTGGATGACACTTCCCAACTTATACAACGTCACCCTCGGCGATGCGTCACGCAGCATTCAAATCATGCAGGATGAGTTCCAAGGGCGATTTCCAGATCGGTTCTTGGGTTTGCATGGCGCTGGTCACTTTGCTATTGGTGGTGACTCATCTGACCTCTACTCTTCATCTAACGAACCCGTTTTCTTTCTGCATCATGCTATGGTTGATCGCGTGTACTGGATTTGGCAGGCGCTGCATCCCAAGCAGGCCCGGGATATCGCTGGTACTATCACTATTGGTAACAGGCCTCCCAGTCGAGACGCTTTGACGTCTGATCCTCTGAATATGGGGGTTAATGCAGCTGAGATCACTATCGATGATGCGCTTGACACACTGGGCGGTTCTCCGCTCTGTTATATCTATCTCTAA
- a CDS encoding putative protein yields the protein MMLPGAASHLLAVFILALLTTIASGYSDKACCNRARQENAFVSPNNGSATPMDNIICGQIYNESSPAAPDAYVTYNFCKSECSGWGVSSVENADQWAGPIVQFILPSVIFSMNIPRTFEFLSLQWLDMLVLTNLRGWKRAIMSLVLTLPALLFVFVDTVIWVMTIMCMAGPMMVAGLHEALLDFKILKALKRRTYIPERFVNELRVSEGIPLDPMGHSAAGNNAAGTIDPNTDHEGLDGLRDKVELLVTVLAGNLVLKTYRPWPNNLVLISNALLATGRRRFNAMRPHPVQTPSVLPVPDMLPNSEENQNYPSLSEQLKRLMTAQSAFGAIVGAAVVFYLGAFIYTILDLLGDKSNQDAAISLAFGVEWMIIVHVAIVNGFLLASNNPSPVTMLIGRPLSTRKPLRRMIFPPIYDGILQPVFMWRRGVNKMEWLEKSRAWRRGSQEFMSDVRIKKQDYLGWIILPTIILVSLPPAAGAVVAWQTPPRGWGCRSLSLVTYAGFQMVLTPLYFIITRKAKRKTIMQRVIHWLCVVVFSITILLALFTSIATTLMQIIGVFRNCFCYVNSGMWLNLNNAVVNVASDTKDRRTSSDGWIVIGGVATGFMAACSFFGWWFQMNIRVSFEDAIKDIDDLFY from the coding sequence ATGATGCTACCCGGAGCAGCATCTCATCTCCTCGCAGTGTTTATCTTGGCTTTACTTACTACGATTGCTTCGGGTTATAGTGACAAGGCATGCTGCAATAGAGCCCGCCAGGAAAATGCCTTTGTCTCCCCCAATAATGGCAGCGCCACTCCCATGGACAATATTATCTGCGGACAGATCTACAACGAGTCTTCCCCGGCCGCACCTGACGCTTACGTCACTTACAATTTCTGCAAGAGCGAATGCAGCGGCTGGGGTGTCTCCAGCGTCGAAAACGCAGACCAGTGGGCTGGGCCAATTGTCCAGTTTATCCTTCCATcagtcatcttcagcatGAACATCCCTAGGACATTCGAATTCCTTTCACTGCAGTGGCTAGACATGTTAGTCTTGACCAATCTACGTGGTTGGAAACGAGCTATTATGTCGCTGGTATTGACGCTTCCGGCACTCTTGTTTGTTTTTGTGGACACCGTTATATGGGTTATGACTATCATGTGCATGGCAGGCCCGATGATGGTTGCCGGCTTGCATGAAGCACTGCTAGACTTCAAGATATTGAAGGcgttgaagaggaggacatATATTCCGGAGAGATTCGTCAATGAGCTGAGGGTGTCTGAGGGAATACCTCTTGACCCCATGGGCCATAGCGCTGCTGGGAATAATGCGGCGGGCACGATTGACCCCAATACGGATCACGAAGGACTAGATGGCTTGAGGGATAAGGTGGAACTCCTGGTGACCGTTCTTGCTGGTAATCTTGTACTCAAGACCTACAGGCCCTGGCCTAACAACCTTGTGTTGATTTCTAATGCGCTACTGGCTACGGGGAGACGTCGGTTCAACGCTATGAGACCGCATCCTGTCCAGACACCTTCAGTCTTACCCGTACCAGACATGCTGCCGAACAGCGAGGAAAACCAGAATTATCCCAGCTTGTCCGAACAGCTCAAGAGGCTCATGACGGCGCAGTCTGCCTTCGGCGCCATCGTCGGGGCAGCGGTCGTTTTCTACCTGGGCGCTTTTATCTACACCATCCTAGACCTACTCGGCGACAAGAGCAACCAAGATGCCGCCATCTCCCTAGCCTTTGGTGTCGAATGGATGATTATCGTACACGTTGCAATCGTCAACGGGTtccttcttgccagcaaCAACCCTAGTCCAGTTACCATGCTCATCGGGCGGCCGCTCTCGACTCGCAAGCCACTGAGAAGAATGATATTCCCTCCCATCTATGACGGTATACTTCAGCCAGTGTTTATGTGGCGCCGGGGGGTCAATAAAATGGAGTGGCTCGAGAAGTCGAGAGCTTGGCGGCGTGGCTCTCAGGAATTTATGAGTGACGTCCGAATCAAGAAGCAAGATTATCTAGGTTGGATCATACTGCCCACCATCATTCTTGTTTCCCTACCGCCGGCGGCTGGGGCCGTGGTGGCGTGGCAAACTCCCCCAAGGGGCTGGGGCTGCCGGTCACTCAGCCTTGTCACTTATGCAGGCTTCCAGATGGTGCTTACGCCGTTGTACTTCATAATCACACGCAAGGCGAAACGGAAGACAATCATGCAGCGTGTTATCCACTGGCTCTGCGTTGTGGTGTTCAGCATCACGATTCTGCTAGCCCTCTTCACTAGCATCGCGACGACTCTCATGCAGATCATTGGAGTCTTTCGGAACTGCTTCTGCTACGTGAACAGTGGGATGTGGCTCAATCTGAATAACGCTGTCGTCAATGTAGCTTCCGATACGAAAGACCGGAGAACCTCAAGCGACGGGTGGATTGTTATAGGGGGAGTTGCCACCGGTTTCATGGCGGCGTGTTCTTTTTTCGGGTGGTGGTTTCAGATGAACATCCGAGTCAGTTTCGAGGATGCGATTAAGGATATCGATGACTTGTTTTACTGA
- a CDS encoding related to maltose permease, translated as METSNTTGKGDLELQAKVSGTEFIDAKSHAVEADRQAEHELTLKQCFQKHPAIVWWCFYWGFDAQINGAMISVAAFRRDFGYVENGEAILPADWQTAFNCISSVGGFFGGFMCSWICDYVGRKNSLVMALLLATGGTIGECMSNTNVAFLMSKLIIGLGLGFFLTLAPLATSEISPVVFRGIATAGVNLGIAIGQLVSNGVIKAFGERTDHWAWRGALATQGIFIVILAAGLPFAPETPWYLVRKGKIEEAKKSLIQLYGTGVDIDAKLATIKETIAEEQAASAEEASWIQCFKGTDLIRTMISMGVFVCQHFVGIIFVLGYSTYFFQLAGLETSRSFDLGVGVTACGVLGNICSWFVVNSFGRRKIFLSGMGALTVLLFLIGIMDVVPTSAAKWVQAACTVIYAYVYFATVGAMAFAVLGETASLNLKAKTMALATATQSVMGIAMNFAIPYMVNPDEGNLKGKVGFIFGGLGLIGFIWSWVYVPELKGRRYDEIDHMFHNKVSPRQMGTYKL; from the exons ATGGAGACATCGAATACTACCGGCAAAGGAGATCTTGAACTCCAGGCCAAGGTCTCTGGCACTGAGTTCATTGATGCTAAGAGCCATGCCGTTGAGGCAGATCGTCAGGCGGAGCATGAGTTGACACTCAAGCAATGCTTTCAAAAGCATCCCGCTATTGTCTGGTGGTGCTTTTACTG GGGCTTCGATGCTCAGATCAACGGCGCCATGATCTCCGTCGCCGCTTTCCGACGCGACTTTGG ATACGTCGAAAACGGCGAAGCGATCCTCCCTGCCGACTGGCAGACCGCTTTCAACTGCATCAGCTCCGTCGGCGGCTTCTTCGGCGGTTTCATGTGTTCCTGGATCTGCGACTACGTCGGTCGAAAGAACTCTCTCGTCATGGCACTCCTCCTCGCAACGGGTGGTACGATCGGAGAGTGCATGTCTAATACCAACGTCGCTTTCCTCATgtccaagctcatcatcggtcttggacttggcttCTTCCTGACACTTGCGCCGTTGGCGACATCGGAGATCTCACCAGTGGTGTTTCGTGGTATTGCTACTGCAGGCGTTAACCTTGGAATTGCTATCGGTCAGTTGGTGTCAAATGGTGTCATAAAGGCCTTTGGCGAGAGGACGGACCATTGGGCTTGGAGGGGAGCACTGGCTACTCAGGGTATCTTTATTGTTATCCTTGCTGCTGGTTTGCCTTTCGCTCCCGAGACACCATGGTATCTTGTTCGCAAGGGAAAGATTGAGGAGGCGAAGAAATCACTCATCCAACTCTACGGAACTGGTGTGGATATCGATGCGAAGCTCGCCACTATCAAGGAGACTATCGCCGAAGAACAAGCTGCTTCAGCTGAGGAAGCTTCTTGGATCCAGTGCTTCAAGGGAACCGACCTCATCCGAACCATGATCAGTATGGGAGTCTTTGTCTGCCAACACTTTGTCGGCATCATTTTCGTTCTCGGATACTCAACCTACTTCTTCCAACTCGCTGGTCTTGAGACCTCTCGCAGCTTTGATCTCGGTGTCGGCGTCACAGCATGCGGCGTTCTTGGCAACATCTGCAGTTGGTTCGTCGTCAACTCCTTCGGACGTCGCAAGATCTTTCTCTCCGGTATGGGAGCCCTGACAGTCCTTCTATTCCTCATCGGTATCATGGATGTCGTTCCTACATCAGCTGCCAAGTGGGTTCAAGCTGCATGCACCGTCATCTACGCCTATGTCTACTTCGCCACCGTCGGAGCCATGGCTTTCGCTGTTCTTGGTGAGACAGCCTCGCTGAACCTCAAAGCTAAGACAATGGCGCTTGCTACTGCCACCCAGTCTGTTATGGGTATCGCCATGAACTTTGCTATTCCATATATGGTCAACCCCGATGAGGGTAATCTCAAAGGCAAGGTTGGTTTCATCTTTGGTGGTCTGGGCTTGATCGGCTTTATCTGGAGTTGGGTTTACGTTCCAGAGCTCAAGGGGCGACGATATGACGAGATTGACCACATGTTCCACAACAAGGTCAGCCCTCGACAGATGGGAACCTATAAGCTGTAA
- a CDS encoding related to endoglucanase translates to MVATADNSGSYEAVPKTTPQKPSTCKMLHTEGSRIIDPSGNTVILKGAAIGGMLNMENFITGYAGHEHQHRQQMAEVMGEEKANFFFDRLLYHFFTDSDAAYFASLGLNCIRIPFNYRHFIDDMDPDNLKKSGFDWLDRCVDICGRHNLYAVLDLHAVPGGQNQDWHSDSGLSRAAFWDFKDHQDRSIQLWKALAAHYKGNPVIAGYNLLNEPADETKTSSGQYGAKLVKWYERTEKEVRAIDPDHMIFIDGNTYAMDFRAFPENPLPNAVYACHDYSFYGFPLGEQYEGTDEQNTKLRKSFERKVQFMREKNVPIWNGEFGPVYQNEQETDVNWSIWLYKDVGYQGMVYVDPESPYMRLIAPFIAKKQRLGLDFWGVVNKDGVKHLYEPFIQGLKEEVMEKYRDTKYPKIWTFERQFERVIRECLMSEYVGWELAELFRDKSKEELEELASSFSFEKCIKRDTLVGILSHDSMISAGKK, encoded by the exons ATGGTCGCAACAGCAGACAACTCCGGCTCTTACGAAGCCGTCCCCAAAACCACCCCTCAGAAACCATCAACATGCAAGATGCTTCATACCGAGGGCAGTCGCATCATCGACCCCTCTGGCAACACCGTCATCCTCAAAGGCGCTGCCATTGGCGGCATGCTAAACATGGAGAACTTCATCACCGGTTACGCAGGCCACGAACATCAGCACAGACAACAAATGGCAGAAGTCATGGgcgaagaaaaagcaaacttcttctttgacaGACTTCTGTACCATTTCTTCACAGACTCTGATGCCGCTTACTTTGCATCGTTGGGTCTGAATTGTATCCGCATCCCCTTCAATTATCGTCATTTTATTGACGATATGGATCCTGATAATCTCAAGAAATCGGGTTTTGACTGGTTAGATCGCTGTGTGGATATCTGTGGAAGACATAACCTCTAcgctgttcttgatctccatgCCGTTCCTGGAGGTCAGAACCAAGACTGGCACAGTGATTCTGGTCTTTCACGCGCGGCGTTCTGGGATTTCAAGGACCATCAAGACAGATCTATCCAACTATGGAAAGCTCTCGCAGCTCACTACAAGGGAAACCCCGTCATCGCAGGCTACAACCTCCTCAACGAACCCGCCGACGAAACCAAAACCTCATCGGGCCAATACGGCGCCAAGCTCGTAAAATGGTACGAGCGCACCGAGAAAGAAGTCCGCGCCATCGACCCCGATCACATGATCTTCATCGACGGAAACACATACGCAATGGACTTCCGCGCCTTTCCTGAGAACCCCCTCCCCAACGCTGTGTATGCCTGTCACGACTACAGCTTCTATGGTTTCCCCCTTGGGGAGCAGTACGAGGGTACGGACGAGCAGAATAcgaagctgaggaagagcttTGAGAGAAAGGTGCAGTTTATGAGGGAGAAGAACGTGCCGATTTGGAATGGAGAGTTTGGTCCTGTTTATCAGAATGAGCA AGAAACTGACGTAAACTGGTCTATCTGGCTGTACAAAGATGTCGGTTATCAAGGCATGGTATACGTCGATCCCGAATCCCCCTACATGCGTCTCATTGCACccttcatcgccaagaaaCAGCGTCTGGGTCTTGATTTCTGGGGTGTTGTGAACAAAGACGGCGTCAAACATCTCTACGAGCCATTTATTCAAGGATTGAAGGAGGAAGTGATGGAGAAGTACAGAGATACCAAGTATCCCAAGATTTGGACTTTTGAACGACAGTTTGAACGGGTAATTCGGGAGTGCTTGATGAGTGAGTATGTGGGATGGGAGTTGGCAGAGCTGTTTAGAGATAAGAGcaaggaggagttggaggagcTGGCGAGTAGCTTTTCGTTTGAGAAGTGTATTAAGAGAGATACGCTTGTGGGGATCCTGAGTCATGATTCGATGATCTCGGCTGGGAAGAAGTAG
- a CDS encoding related to transport protein YPL264C, with amino-acid sequence MSYSQSKTQANQHGESEASSLLAPAANREDSSSETSSETSSDSDSTILERLQSFYSRNIGLFYVLVAQLFASIMSMTTRLLETGFETKFHALQIIFVRMLATALIGSVYMWCKNVPNFPLGPKEVRGLLVLRGFAGSAGLFGLYYSLSYLDISDATVITFLVPTLTAFIAWVALREPFTVKEATAGFIAFAGVLFVARPAFLFPESWRTLSELESRAVDPDFTTDGGILPPVKATPQERTIAILCAIFGSFAAATAYATIRVIGKRAHSLVSVNYFAVLATVSSFLIIMIHPNLQFEIPKTIAEWCLLLSIGISGFLLQLLLTEGLQREKAGRATNLIYVQMVFALIIERIVWGTTPPITSFIGSALIIGSAIWVSLQKKAPADPRPLLDEERRQQ; translated from the exons ATGTCTTACTCTCAGAGCAAGACGCAGGCCAATCAACATGGAGAGTCAGAGGCTTCATCTCTACTGGCCCCAGCCGCCAACAGAGaagactcttcttcagaGACATCCTCCGAAACTAGCTCAGATTCCGACTCAACAATCTTAGAAAGGCTACAGAGTTTTTACTCCAGAAACATTGGCTTATTCTACGTCCTAGTCGCCCAACTATTCGCCTCAATC ATGTCGATGACAACGCGGCTTCTTGAAACGGGTTTTGAAACAAAGTTTCACGCTCTGCAGATAATTTTCGTTCGAATGCTGGCTACGGCGCTGATTGGCTCTGTTTACATGTGGTGTAAAAACGTACCGAATTTTCCTTTGGGGCCGAAGGAGGTTAGGGGTTTGTTGGTGCTGAGAGGGTTTGCTGGATCAGCTGGGCTTTTTGGACTTTACT ACTCATTGTCGTATCTTGACATTTCTGATGCGACCGTCATCACTTTTCTTGTCCCGACTCTCACTGCGTTTATTGCATGGGTTGCCCTCCGC GAACCATTCACCGTCAAAGAAGCAACCGCAGGGTTCATCGCCTTCGCAGGCGTCCTCTTCGTCGCCCGCCCAGCCTTTCTATTCCCCGAAAGCTGGCGGACGTTATCAGAACTCGAGTCTCGTGCTGTGGACCCCGATTTTACTACTGATGGTGGTATCCTACCGCCGGTAAAGGCAACACCTCAAGAGCGCACCATTGCTATCCTGTGCGCCATCTTCGGTTCTTTTGCAGCGGCGACGGCGTATGCGACCATCCGCGTGATCGGCAAGCGGGCCCATTCGCTCGTCAGTGTCAATTACTTCGCTGTGCTTGCGACTGTTAGCTCGTTTCTGATCATCATGATTCACCCAAATCTTCAATTCGAGATTCCCAAGACTATCGCTGAATG GTGTTTACTTCTCTCGATTGGTATATCTGGCTTTCTgctccagctcctcctcactGAAGGTCTTCAGAGAGAAAAGGCTGGTCGAGCCACCAATCTCATT TACGTTCAGATGGTCTTCGCCCTGATCATCGAGCGAATCGTCTGGGGAACCACGCCTCCCATCACCAGTTTCATTGGCAGTGCTCTGATCATTGGGTCAGCTATCTGGGTCAGCCTACAGAAGAAAGCCCCTGCTGATCCAAGACCACTGCTTGATGAGGAAAGAAGACAGCAATGA